In Promicromonospora sp. Populi, one genomic interval encodes:
- a CDS encoding M23 family metallopeptidase — MSGRDAVGLTARAVSVAARSRGSGPGSRPGGRPGGRPGRKKDDSTRRAVLVLSVLAAAVLAVPAAVVAMVVLVGGAVSENQAQNDCSMSPSVVAAGGETTAAGGFTGEQLQNASVILQVGQDRGVPGRAQAIAVMTALGESGMRNLNYGDDRFGVTNPDGSLTSSIGMFQEQEWYGTVQERLDPVQSSGRFYDRLLAITGWETLEPTLAAHKAQRNADPYHYQRFWDQALQAIQLVSGADDQDLAALSQSIQGAAAGAPCLTGSIGQAVVGSGGWANPAVGSKASGFGPRSTGIAGASTFHLGQDIAASCGTQVFAAAAGRVVISGATGWGTGNTIRIEHGLGLDSTYGHLLTGTNLVRVGETVQAGQQIASMGGDSRIDPAGAGTSSGCHLHYEVRMNGQAIDPEPFMAQQGVTLGVAAPVTEAVTPGDAPAGDGEPANATGN; from the coding sequence GTGAGCGGGCGGGACGCCGTCGGGCTGACCGCACGCGCCGTCTCGGTGGCGGCCAGGTCCCGGGGCTCCGGACCCGGCAGCAGGCCCGGCGGAAGGCCCGGCGGAAGGCCCGGCCGGAAGAAGGACGACTCGACCCGGCGCGCCGTGCTCGTGCTGTCCGTGCTGGCCGCGGCAGTCCTGGCGGTGCCCGCCGCGGTGGTCGCGATGGTCGTGCTGGTCGGTGGCGCCGTCAGCGAGAACCAGGCGCAGAACGACTGCAGCATGTCGCCGTCGGTGGTGGCCGCGGGCGGTGAGACCACGGCGGCCGGCGGGTTCACGGGCGAGCAGCTGCAGAACGCGTCGGTGATCCTGCAGGTGGGCCAGGACCGCGGCGTACCGGGCCGGGCCCAGGCCATCGCAGTGATGACGGCGCTCGGCGAGTCCGGCATGCGCAACCTCAACTACGGCGACGACCGGTTCGGTGTCACCAATCCCGACGGCTCGCTGACCTCGTCGATCGGCATGTTCCAGGAGCAGGAGTGGTACGGCACTGTCCAGGAGCGGCTCGATCCCGTGCAGTCGTCGGGCCGGTTCTACGACCGGCTGCTCGCGATCACCGGCTGGGAGACCTTGGAGCCGACCCTCGCCGCCCACAAGGCGCAGCGGAACGCCGATCCGTACCACTACCAGCGGTTCTGGGACCAGGCGCTCCAGGCGATCCAGCTCGTCAGCGGGGCGGACGACCAGGACCTCGCGGCGCTGTCCCAGTCCATCCAGGGGGCGGCGGCAGGCGCGCCTTGTCTGACCGGCTCGATCGGGCAGGCCGTCGTCGGCTCAGGTGGCTGGGCGAACCCGGCCGTCGGGTCCAAGGCGTCCGGGTTCGGGCCGCGCAGCACCGGCATCGCCGGTGCGTCGACCTTTCACCTCGGCCAGGACATCGCGGCGTCGTGCGGCACCCAGGTGTTCGCCGCGGCCGCGGGCCGCGTGGTCATCTCCGGCGCTACCGGCTGGGGCACCGGCAACACGATCCGCATCGAGCACGGTCTGGGCCTCGACTCGACGTACGGGCACCTGCTCACCGGCACCAACCTGGTCCGGGTCGGCGAGACGGTGCAGGCCGGGCAGCAGATCGCCTCGATGGGCGGCGACTCGCGCATCGACCCGGCAGGAGCGGGCACGTCGTCGGGCTGCCACCTGCACTATGAGGTACGGATGAACGGCCAGGCCATCGACCCGGAGCCGTTCATGGCTCAGCAGGGTGTCACGCTCGGTGTCGCCGCGCCGGTCACGGAGGCGGTCACGCCCGGAGATGCCCCGGCGGGCGACGGGGAGCCGGCGAACGCGACAGGGAACTGA
- a CDS encoding SMI1/KNR4 family protein, translated as MSLTEWQTWEPFVDALRRSAPPGTKVSEFVGTIGPGGGQGTYLDDGDDDARRASYRELAREAARTGGRGPKADLDDALRAISGHTSDTDRPVRVCAGARPDEDTVELFTLPPAVVSGPVTPVLEVVLEPGALPAQYLATIVAPPGAAPAPSADPEAVSQVIAERMPGAVGATPGEIEAAEAALPDAARLPDEVRALYTAAGSGNLKLAAEEGRFGGFEIVPLEGSFLRAAFLPAARFSTWTADAGTFAPEDPAGRVQAAIGSPLWFPVGTDGAGNVYAADLAPGPNGHPGQVVLLDHELHAGATYRAESLAALLVGRTVDGDGRRDVSPRASSSDIEFLNLSPAAWAERLDAGTVPDTLKAAGLVPDRANPPALTDTIAAANRLLELRGLAPIEVTRLTRPAHQERKGLLGRLFGR; from the coding sequence GTGAGTCTCACCGAGTGGCAGACCTGGGAACCGTTCGTCGATGCGCTGCGGCGGTCCGCACCGCCCGGGACGAAGGTCAGCGAGTTCGTCGGCACCATCGGTCCCGGCGGTGGTCAGGGCACGTACCTGGACGACGGCGACGACGACGCCCGGCGCGCCAGCTACCGCGAGCTCGCCCGCGAGGCCGCGCGGACGGGCGGACGTGGTCCCAAGGCCGACCTCGACGACGCGCTGCGGGCGATCTCCGGGCATACGTCCGACACCGACCGGCCCGTGCGGGTGTGCGCGGGTGCGCGTCCCGACGAGGACACCGTCGAGCTCTTCACGCTCCCGCCCGCTGTCGTGTCCGGGCCGGTCACACCGGTGCTCGAGGTGGTGCTGGAGCCCGGGGCGCTCCCGGCGCAGTACCTGGCGACGATCGTTGCGCCGCCCGGCGCAGCGCCGGCGCCGTCGGCGGATCCGGAGGCCGTGTCGCAGGTGATCGCGGAGCGGATGCCCGGCGCCGTCGGCGCAACCCCCGGGGAGATCGAGGCCGCCGAGGCCGCCCTGCCCGACGCTGCGCGGCTGCCCGACGAGGTGCGCGCGCTGTACACCGCCGCCGGGTCGGGCAACCTGAAGCTCGCCGCCGAGGAGGGACGGTTCGGCGGGTTCGAGATAGTGCCGCTGGAGGGCAGCTTTCTGCGCGCGGCATTCCTGCCCGCCGCGCGGTTCAGTACCTGGACCGCCGACGCCGGCACGTTCGCGCCCGAGGACCCCGCGGGCCGGGTGCAGGCGGCGATCGGTTCGCCGCTGTGGTTCCCCGTGGGCACCGACGGCGCCGGGAACGTCTACGCCGCCGATCTCGCGCCGGGCCCGAACGGGCACCCGGGCCAGGTGGTGCTGCTTGATCACGAGCTGCACGCCGGGGCGACGTACCGGGCGGAGAGCTTGGCGGCGCTGCTCGTGGGGCGGACGGTGGATGGGGACGGTCGCCGGGACGTGAGCCCGCGGGCGTCCTCGTCGGACATCGAATTTCTGAACCTCAGCCCGGCCGCCTGGGCCGAGCGGCTCGATGCCGGGACGGTGCCCGACACGCTCAAGGCCGCCGGTCTGGTACCCGATCGGGCCAACCCGCCGGCCCTGACCGACACGATCGCGGCGGCGAACCGGCTGCTGGAGCTCCGTGGGCTGGCGCCGATCGAGGTGACCCGCCTGACTCGTCCGGCCCACCAGGAGCGCAAGGGCCTGCTCGGGCGACTCTTCGGTCGGTAG
- a CDS encoding MDR family MFS transporter codes for MPPASDTPVEARDNKLAPGHFRVIALLMASAFTVILNETTMGVALPLIMEDLGITATVGQWLTTAFLLTMAVVIPATGFLINRLGTRWAYLLAMALFSTGTLIALVSPTFGVLVTGRVVQATGTAIMMPLLMTTIMTIVPPHLRGRIMGNVTLVIALAPAMGPTVSGIIADALGWRYVFAIVLPIAVAALVAGLLWIKDVSEKEHHSLDPLSLLLALVAFGGVVWGLSELGESARGETAVNPWLPLGVGMLTLGVFVWRQLARQRTDSALLDLRTFRSRNFSLSIGIMAIAMLAMLGTMVMLPLVLQDALGYTPTQSGLVILPGGLAMGLSGPVVGRLYDKYGPRPVMVPGLIAVVIGTGMLAFINPAMPWYLIVVSQLLLMLGLSCTFTPLFSAAMGELQPHLFSHGSATINTVQQVAGAAGTALFVALLTIRSTSLADAGAGTADALTGGASLAFIVGASVLVVAVGLALMVKRPESNGEFQGGH; via the coding sequence GTGCCGCCGGCGAGCGACACGCCGGTCGAGGCGCGTGACAACAAGCTCGCCCCCGGCCACTTCCGCGTCATCGCGCTGCTCATGGCGAGCGCGTTCACGGTAATCCTGAACGAGACCACCATGGGCGTGGCTCTGCCGCTCATCATGGAGGACCTCGGTATCACCGCGACCGTCGGCCAGTGGCTGACGACCGCATTCCTGCTGACGATGGCGGTCGTGATCCCGGCGACAGGCTTCCTCATCAACCGGCTGGGCACACGATGGGCGTACCTGCTCGCGATGGCGCTGTTCAGCACGGGAACGCTCATCGCACTCGTGTCCCCGACGTTCGGCGTCCTCGTCACGGGGCGCGTGGTCCAGGCGACCGGGACCGCGATCATGATGCCGCTGCTCATGACGACGATCATGACGATCGTGCCACCGCACCTGCGCGGCCGGATCATGGGCAACGTCACCCTGGTCATCGCGCTGGCCCCAGCAATGGGTCCGACCGTGTCGGGGATCATCGCCGACGCTCTGGGCTGGCGGTACGTGTTCGCGATCGTCCTGCCCATCGCCGTCGCGGCACTCGTCGCGGGGCTGCTGTGGATCAAGGACGTGTCCGAGAAGGAACACCACTCGCTCGACCCGCTCTCCCTGCTCCTCGCGCTCGTCGCGTTCGGTGGCGTGGTGTGGGGCCTGTCCGAGCTCGGCGAGTCCGCACGTGGCGAGACGGCGGTCAACCCGTGGCTACCTCTCGGCGTGGGCATGCTGACCCTCGGGGTGTTCGTGTGGCGCCAGCTCGCCCGGCAGCGCACCGACTCCGCCCTGCTCGACCTGCGTACGTTCCGCTCCAGGAACTTCTCGCTGTCGATCGGGATCATGGCGATCGCGATGCTGGCGATGCTGGGCACCATGGTCATGCTCCCGCTGGTGCTGCAGGACGCCCTGGGCTACACACCCACCCAGTCCGGCCTGGTCATCCTGCCCGGCGGTCTGGCGATGGGCCTGTCCGGTCCCGTCGTCGGGCGCCTGTACGACAAGTACGGACCGCGGCCGGTCATGGTCCCCGGCCTGATCGCGGTGGTCATCGGAACGGGCATGCTGGCGTTCATCAACCCGGCGATGCCCTGGTACCTGATCGTGGTGTCGCAGCTCCTGCTGATGCTAGGCCTGAGCTGCACGTTCACTCCGCTGTTCAGCGCGGCGATGGGTGAGCTCCAGCCGCACCTGTTCTCGCACGGCTCCGCGACGATCAACACTGTGCAGCAGGTGGCTGGGGCCGCCGGTACCGCGCTCTTCGTCGCTCTGCTGACCATCCGCTCCACGTCGCTGGCCGACGCCGGTGCGGGGACCGCCGACGCCCTGACCGGCGGGGCCAGCCTTGCGTTCATCGTGGGCGCGAGCGTGCTGGTCGTTGCGGTTGGCCTCGCCCTGATGGTCAAGCGCCCGGAGTCGAACGGTGAGTTCCAGGGCGGTCACTGA
- a CDS encoding ribose-phosphate diphosphokinase codes for MAEVRVFAGTGGQRFARQMCADLDVPLSPIKIQRFANDCLQVQLLENCRERDVYLVQSVVRPAQESLMELLLMIDAAKGASARRITAVMPHFAYARSDKKDAPRISVGGRLVADLLETAGVNRILTMTLHAPQVHAFFRVPTDQLNALRELAAHFLPSDLSKATVVSPDLGNAKSASAFAKMLGVPVAAAAKERFDGDRVEITSLIGDVTGRDIIVLDDEIANGSTIIAILDLLREHGARSVRIACTHGIFANDSLHRIAADPDVVEVVTTDTVPTAGLLAHDKLTVISVAPAFAEAVRRIHSGESVSALFDPTHV; via the coding sequence ATGGCCGAGGTGCGGGTCTTTGCTGGTACCGGGGGTCAGCGCTTCGCTCGTCAGATGTGCGCTGATCTCGATGTTCCGTTGAGCCCGATCAAGATCCAGCGTTTTGCCAATGACTGCCTGCAGGTCCAGCTCCTGGAGAACTGCCGCGAGCGCGACGTCTACCTGGTGCAGTCCGTGGTGCGACCCGCGCAGGAGAGCCTGATGGAGCTCCTGCTGATGATCGACGCCGCCAAGGGCGCTTCCGCCCGCCGGATCACCGCCGTCATGCCGCACTTCGCGTACGCGCGCTCGGACAAGAAGGATGCGCCGCGCATCTCGGTCGGCGGCCGTCTTGTCGCGGACCTGCTGGAGACGGCGGGCGTGAACCGCATCCTCACGATGACGCTGCACGCACCGCAGGTGCACGCGTTCTTCCGGGTGCCGACCGACCAGCTGAACGCGCTGCGGGAGCTGGCGGCGCACTTCCTGCCCAGCGACCTCTCGAAGGCCACGGTGGTCTCCCCCGACCTGGGCAACGCGAAGAGCGCGTCAGCGTTCGCGAAGATGCTCGGCGTCCCGGTCGCAGCGGCCGCGAAGGAGCGGTTCGACGGCGACCGGGTCGAGATCACGTCCCTGATCGGCGACGTCACCGGGCGCGACATCATCGTGCTCGACGACGAGATCGCCAACGGGTCCACGATCATCGCCATCCTCGACCTGCTCCGCGAGCACGGCGCGCGCAGCGTCCGGATCGCCTGCACGCACGGCATCTTCGCCAACGACTCTCTGCACCGCATAGCGGCCGACCCGGACGTGGTCGAGGTCGTCACCACCGACACGGTGCCGACGGCCGGGCTGCTGGCGCACGACAAGCTGACGGTGATCAGCGTGGCCCCGGCGTTCGCGGAGGCGGTGCGCCGCATCCACAGCGGCGAGTCGGTGAGCGCCCTGTTCGACCCCACCCACGTCTGA
- a CDS encoding CCA tRNA nucleotidyltransferase — protein MSIPEQDLLRRALGVLTEMAPAALELGEEFRAAGHELSLVGGPVRDAFLGRASNDLDFATSASPDQTQKILARWGDANWDIGKEFGTIGARRGDVVVEVTTYRTDRYDPASRKPLVEFGDNLDGDLSRRDFTVNAMAVRVPELTFVDPFDGLTDLAAEVLRTPIAPERSFDDDPLRMMRAARFAAQLSFHVEQGTLAALVAMAGRIEIVSAERVQAEITKLILSDNPRAGLEVLVDTGLAEQVLPELPALQLEIDEHHRHKDVYQHSLTVLEQAIAQETGPDGAVPAPDLVLRLAALLHDIGKPATRRFEPGGGVSFHHHEVVGAKLTTKRLRALKYEKQVVKDVSRLVELHLRFHGYGDGAWTDSAVRRYVTDAGPLLERLHRLTRADSTTRNKRKAKRLSDAYSDLEDRISVLREQEEIDAIRPDLDGTQIMAILGISPSREVGEAYKYLLSLRMERGPLGEEAATEELKKWWAERA, from the coding sequence GTGTCTATCCCTGAGCAGGACCTGTTGCGGCGCGCGCTCGGCGTGCTGACCGAGATGGCGCCCGCCGCGCTCGAGCTGGGCGAGGAGTTCCGGGCCGCGGGGCACGAGCTCTCGCTGGTCGGCGGTCCGGTCCGGGACGCGTTCCTCGGTCGTGCGAGCAACGACCTCGACTTCGCGACGTCGGCCTCGCCGGACCAAACGCAGAAGATCCTCGCGCGCTGGGGCGACGCCAACTGGGACATCGGCAAGGAGTTCGGCACGATCGGGGCGCGCCGGGGCGACGTCGTCGTCGAGGTGACTACCTACCGGACCGACAGGTACGACCCGGCGTCGCGCAAGCCGCTCGTGGAGTTCGGCGACAACCTTGACGGCGACCTGTCCCGCCGGGACTTCACCGTGAACGCGATGGCCGTGCGCGTGCCCGAGCTGACCTTCGTCGATCCGTTCGACGGGTTGACCGACCTCGCGGCAGAGGTGCTGCGCACCCCTATCGCGCCCGAGCGGTCGTTCGACGACGACCCCCTGCGCATGATGCGTGCCGCGCGGTTCGCGGCCCAGCTGTCGTTTCACGTGGAACAGGGGACGCTCGCCGCGCTGGTCGCGATGGCCGGGCGGATCGAGATCGTGTCCGCCGAGCGGGTGCAGGCGGAGATCACCAAGCTGATCCTGAGCGACAACCCGCGCGCCGGGCTCGAGGTGCTGGTCGACACGGGCCTCGCCGAGCAGGTGCTGCCAGAGCTGCCCGCCCTCCAGCTCGAGATCGACGAGCACCACCGGCACAAGGACGTCTACCAGCACTCGCTCACGGTGCTGGAGCAGGCCATCGCGCAGGAGACCGGGCCGGACGGCGCGGTGCCCGCGCCCGACCTGGTGCTGCGCCTGGCCGCGCTGCTGCACGACATCGGCAAGCCGGCGACGCGCCGCTTCGAGCCCGGCGGCGGCGTGAGCTTCCACCACCACGAGGTGGTCGGGGCCAAGCTCACCACCAAGCGGCTCAGGGCGCTCAAGTACGAGAAGCAGGTGGTCAAGGACGTGTCCCGGCTTGTGGAGCTGCACCTGCGGTTCCACGGGTACGGCGACGGCGCCTGGACCGACTCCGCCGTCCGCCGGTACGTGACCGACGCCGGCCCGCTCCTCGAGCGGCTGCACCGGCTCACCCGCGCCGACTCGACGACCCGCAACAAGCGCAAGGCCAAGCGGCTGTCCGACGCGTACAGCGACCTCGAGGACCGGATCTCCGTGCTGCGCGAGCAGGAGGAGATCGACGCGATCCGCCCGGACCTCGACGGCACGCAGATCATGGCGATCCTGGGGATCTCGCCGTCGCGCGAGGTGGGCGAGGCCTACAAGTACCTGCTGAGCCTGCGCATGGAGCGGGGCCCGCTGGGCGAGGAAGCGGCAACCGAAGAGCTCAAGAAGTGGTGGGCCGAGCGCGCCTGA
- a CDS encoding DUF6049 family protein: MTQHPDFPHSPARRRATHRTGKTGAVLLAAVVLVGSAMVPASASGPTAVRSPVSAAEAAATEPATAVAAAEGPLSVSVTSISHPVAEPGDEVTIRASITNTTDAAISGAEAALSVDFLALTSRSDIAEWAEADLLDRTFNQPTVESVPNLAPGASTEVSFTYDPAVAYLRGFGPRRFAITVDDATGRIGVAHSFLLYDADGTERQPMELSVLAGVTGTASDLADEDMVEIELAQLAASGQRLDGVVEVAENSDLSLAVDPAVPAVAAESSDEALTDWYDRLLAAAENTATYALPNHDPDLAALAHANIRTTGGGSFLNTPRLGTWTMPESWRSTLAWPADGGMPDVETLGLAVTAERPDVIVNGGLEPVNGGPATGRAEVSTPAGTAHAVVTDPTLTQAFLSATDLFGAEVASATETTAGATDLGTATTTAEGTQRLLAETAAIASQSPADPPAMAIVAPRTWTPDAEAAAAILNALDDSDWVTTTTLDTLLGQDAPDVARTPLPDRQVIRGELNTASVAALERARDAVITFSAVAGDNPAPISRPGVIRLAGPLSVAHRADPGLREVLVQRTLDAVTALTKESVSVVPRQDINFITDVGNIPVRVRNELPVDATVTVVLRPDHPRLTVDARRTETIPAGQEIDVQVPVRAIGSGDVEVAAQLLTPTGAKFTDDSSFQVRVRAGWEEVGTWIAAGLVALLFLAGIWRTVRRGRSPYRATSKDVEEAVGTSAEPPEPAPMAATDSVTVRAE; encoded by the coding sequence ATGACGCAGCACCCCGACTTCCCCCACAGTCCCGCCCGCCGCCGGGCGACCCACCGCACCGGCAAGACAGGCGCCGTGCTGCTTGCGGCAGTGGTGCTGGTCGGGTCGGCCATGGTCCCGGCCTCCGCATCCGGTCCGACGGCGGTGCGGTCCCCCGTGAGCGCCGCCGAGGCTGCCGCCACCGAGCCTGCTACCGCTGTAGCCGCGGCCGAAGGCCCGCTGAGCGTCTCGGTCACCAGCATCTCGCACCCGGTAGCAGAGCCGGGCGATGAGGTGACCATCAGGGCGAGCATCACCAACACGACCGATGCCGCGATCTCCGGCGCGGAGGCCGCGCTGTCCGTCGACTTCCTCGCGCTCACCTCACGCTCGGACATCGCCGAGTGGGCCGAAGCCGACCTGCTCGACCGGACCTTCAACCAGCCCACGGTGGAGTCGGTACCGAACCTGGCACCGGGAGCGTCCACGGAGGTCTCGTTCACCTACGACCCGGCGGTGGCCTATCTGCGGGGCTTCGGCCCGCGCCGGTTTGCGATCACCGTCGACGACGCGACGGGCCGCATCGGCGTCGCGCACTCGTTCCTGCTGTACGACGCCGACGGCACCGAGCGCCAGCCCATGGAGCTCAGCGTCCTGGCCGGAGTGACGGGCACGGCCAGCGACCTGGCCGACGAGGACATGGTCGAGATCGAGCTGGCCCAGCTGGCCGCGTCGGGTCAGCGGCTCGACGGCGTGGTCGAGGTGGCGGAGAACAGCGACCTCTCGCTCGCCGTCGATCCCGCAGTGCCGGCCGTTGCCGCGGAGTCGAGCGACGAGGCGCTCACGGACTGGTACGACCGTCTGCTGGCCGCCGCGGAGAACACCGCCACCTACGCGCTCCCCAACCACGATCCCGATCTCGCGGCGCTAGCGCACGCGAACATCCGCACCACGGGTGGTGGTTCCTTCCTCAACACGCCACGCCTGGGCACCTGGACGATGCCCGAGTCGTGGCGGTCGACCCTGGCCTGGCCCGCAGACGGCGGCATGCCCGACGTCGAGACCCTCGGCCTCGCCGTCACCGCCGAACGACCGGACGTCATCGTCAACGGCGGGCTGGAACCCGTGAACGGCGGCCCGGCGACGGGGCGGGCGGAGGTCAGCACCCCTGCGGGCACTGCACACGCGGTGGTGACCGACCCGACCCTCACGCAGGCGTTCCTCTCCGCGACCGACCTGTTCGGCGCCGAGGTCGCGTCCGCCACGGAGACCACAGCCGGTGCGACAGACCTCGGTACGGCCACCACTACCGCCGAGGGCACCCAGCGCCTCCTGGCGGAGACGGCCGCCATCGCGAGCCAGTCGCCGGCCGACCCGCCCGCCATGGCGATCGTCGCGCCACGGACCTGGACGCCCGACGCCGAGGCCGCGGCCGCCATCCTCAACGCACTCGACGACTCGGACTGGGTCACCACCACGACGCTGGACACGCTGCTCGGGCAGGACGCGCCAGACGTGGCCCGCACTCCCCTCCCCGACCGGCAGGTGATCAGGGGGGAGCTCAACACCGCCAGCGTTGCCGCACTGGAACGCGCGCGCGACGCGGTGATCACGTTCTCGGCGGTCGCCGGCGACAACCCCGCGCCTATCTCGCGTCCGGGTGTCATTCGCCTGGCCGGCCCGCTGTCCGTCGCGCACCGCGCGGATCCCGGCCTCCGGGAGGTGCTGGTGCAGCGGACCCTGGACGCCGTGACCGCACTCACGAAGGAGTCCGTGTCGGTCGTTCCCCGGCAGGACATCAACTTCATCACCGACGTCGGCAACATCCCGGTGCGGGTGCGCAACGAGCTTCCGGTGGACGCGACAGTCACCGTCGTCCTGCGCCCTGACCATCCTCGGCTCACCGTCGACGCCCGGCGCACGGAGACCATCCCGGCCGGCCAGGAGATCGATGTACAGGTCCCGGTCCGCGCGATCGGCTCCGGCGACGTCGAGGTTGCCGCGCAGCTCCTCACGCCGACGGGCGCGAAGTTCACCGACGACTCGTCGTTCCAGGTCCGCGTCCGCGCGGGCTGGGAGGAGGTCGGAACCTGGATCGCCGCCGGCCTCGTCGCGCTGCTGTTCCTCGCCGGGATCTGGCGCACGGTGCGCCGCGGGCGTTCCCCGTACCGCGCCACCAGCAAGGATGTCGAAGAGGCGGTCGGCACGTCGGCCGAGCCGCCGGAGCCCGCACCGATGGCCGCCACGGATTCCGTGACCGTCCGGGCAGAGTAG
- a CDS encoding NUDIX hydrolase, which produces MSTPFPASDRSDGRPEVPPPPGGAPLRVNPARRAAAASTTAHLPIVDETSAGGLVLRAEPEHPEDFSAAVLLRRNRTGRLEWCLPKGHLEGRETPQEAAIREIREETGIRGSIQAELGVIDYWFTGEDRRVHKVVHHYLLRAEGGHLTVEDDPDGEAEDALWVRVDELSERLSYPNEQRLAASALDLLESSSKLRDALRADAFPTERPDLP; this is translated from the coding sequence ATGTCCACCCCTTTTCCGGCGAGCGACCGTTCAGACGGTCGTCCGGAGGTGCCTCCGCCGCCCGGCGGGGCTCCCTTGCGGGTGAACCCTGCCCGTCGCGCCGCAGCGGCGAGCACCACGGCGCATCTGCCCATCGTCGACGAGACGTCGGCCGGCGGTCTGGTGCTGCGGGCCGAGCCCGAGCACCCCGAGGACTTCTCCGCTGCCGTGCTGCTGCGGCGCAACCGCACGGGCCGCCTGGAGTGGTGCCTGCCGAAGGGCCACCTCGAGGGCCGCGAGACGCCGCAGGAAGCGGCGATCCGCGAGATCCGCGAGGAGACCGGCATCCGCGGCTCTATCCAGGCCGAGCTGGGCGTGATCGACTACTGGTTCACCGGTGAGGACCGGCGAGTCCACAAGGTGGTGCACCATTACCTCTTGCGCGCGGAAGGCGGTCACCTGACCGTGGAGGACGATCCGGACGGCGAAGCCGAGGACGCTCTCTGGGTCAGGGTGGACGAGCTCTCCGAGCGCCTGTCGTACCCGAACGAGCAGCGACTGGCCGCGTCCGCCCTGGATCTCCTCGAGTCCTCGAGCAAGCTCCGGGACGCGCTGCGTGCCGACGCCTTCCCCACGGAGCGCCCAGACCTGCCATGA